A stretch of DNA from Saccharospirillum mangrovi:
CGATGCGGATTCACCTGGCGCCAACGTTACCGCGGGCGATTGGAAACCGGCGTAATAGAAACCGTTGTTCAACTGACGCGCGTAATAGTTATGGGTCAGATCGGTCGGCGGAATCCAGGCGGATTCAAAATAGTGCTGCAAGAAGGCGATCCAGCCGCCTTGCTGACTGACGCGGAAGGTTTCGTCTTCCATATCGCCAAAGCTGACTTTTTTGTAACGATCATCCGGTGTGGTAAGTGCAACACCCAGGTAAGACGACATACCAATGCCGCCACCCTGGCTTGGATCGTCAGAACGGTCGCGCTTGATCTGACCAAAGAAGTTGGTCGTGCGCGTTTCTTCTGAGCGGTTATTCAAGTCATAACGGACATTGATCAGGTAGCTGCCACGGGTCAGCGTGTAGACTTTATCAACCAGCAAGCCGTTGTCGGCGGCATAACTGAGTGTCACCACCAGTTGATCGTCACCGTCGACCAGATCGTAACGTGCCTGTGCGGTTTCAAACTGAGCCCGACCTTCGGTATCCACACCGTCAGCACCCACCAGTCCGCTCATCGCGGTATAGGTGCGTTGTTCGTTTTCCAGAATGGTGAATGGAACATCTGGCGTATTTGCGTGGGCGGGGTACTGCCGCAGGCTGGCGTGAACGATGTCGCCACCGTTGAGGTCGATGCGCAGATTCAACACATCGGTATGAACCTCAATCTGGGTGCCACTGACCGCACTGGCCGCAACCGGTCCGGACGTATCGGTAGTTGCCGCTTCGGCGCTGGGAACTTCGCTGTTACTGGCATTATTCACGGCCACCGGCACATCGCTGCCGGACGACAGGCTGGCGCTGTTCTGAGCTTGCGCAACCGGGTCGGAGTAGTCCTGGGACCACTGCAAAATCATCAGGTAAGAGACCACGGCGAGGCCCGCGATCA
This window harbors:
- the yidC gene encoding membrane protein insertase YidC; amino-acid sequence: MDVRRILLIAGLAVVSYLMILQWSQDYSDPVAQAQNSASLSSGSDVPVAVNNASNSEVPSAEAATTDTSGPVAASAVSGTQIEVHTDVLNLRIDLNGGDIVHASLRQYPAHANTPDVPFTILENEQRTYTAMSGLVGADGVDTEGRAQFETAQARYDLVDGDDQLVVTLSYAADNGLLVDKVYTLTRGSYLINVRYDLNNRSEETRTTNFFGQIKRDRSDDPSQGGGIGMSSYLGVALTTPDDRYKKVSFGDMEDETFRVSQQGGWIAFLQHYFESAWIPPTDLTHNYYARQLNNGFYYAGFQSPAVTLAPGESASTGADFYVGPKVQERLEAISPNLNLTVDYGWLWWAAQPLFHLLEFMHSLVGNWGWAVVLMTLVVKTVLYPLTASSYRSMAKMRKFAPKMTQLREQYGDDRQQLGQEMMKLYRKEKLNPMGGCLPILIQMPVFIALYWVLKESVELRQAPFIFWIDDLSIKDPFFVLPLLMGASMFLQMQMQQQPTMDPTQARIMKLMPVMFTFMFLWFPAGLTLYWFVNNVSTIVQQWIVNRQFERAEAKKGQA